TATagtctcaaaatttttacaagatgtataatttaattttcaaatctttttaTATAGGCTAAAGTGAactttttaaattacatgtaaaactttttctattttaaaaatttgagggGGGCATAGGCCCTGCCACcccctggctctgcccctaccACATGCCACCTACCACatgccagagagagagagatagatagagagagagagtctcaaTATTTAATATTACAACCCTAAAATACATGGGAAAGAGGATGGTATCTGTTTATGGCAAACACACTTACCTCTCATTATGGCACACCTTACCCTCTCAACATATTacacttttctttttagttATAAGTATGTATTCTTCATATGttatgagagagatagagagagagagaagaaagataaAGTAAGAATTATAATAATTATTCCCAAGAAACTACTTATAAATGAAGACTACATCAACGAGTTTTAAATCATTGGTAGCAAGAAGATTCTGATTTTCAATAACATGAGGCTTCGCCTGTTTagatatggaagtaatttggcTTAAGAAGGAGCATCGCTTCATATGCTAAATTTCTCACATGGgtagcattttattttatttttataaacagATTATTTTCCGAAATTTTACTAAGAGgattttgtatttaaatatatcaaagtacattttgaagcaattttcatttttaatttgaaaatttttaaataaaaactttttcagGATCAGCGACTATTTAAAAGAATCGATACTATAAACAGCAGCACCTATCTTTCGGCGCCCGTTTCCTTCTTCGTCTCACGCTATTCTTTGTAGCgaccaaaagaaaagggaagttCACCGAGAGATCCAGCCAACGAGTAATTGCACACCACGTGTGCAGGTTAAGGGCACCTAAGGAACAAGCTAGCATTGTGGACGAGAGGCTTCTTCTCTCCCTACGTTTCGGTAAGAAGCATTTTGTTTTGATCTCGCATGAACAGTCGTCGGGAAGGTGGAGGGAGTGGCAGTGGGAAGCAGCACGGAAGCTTCTCTTCTCTCCCCTGGTGAGCGTTCCGTTGGTTCTCTTCTGCATCTCTTGCTCTCTTGGTCTTCCTCTGTTTCTTCTTGGCGACCAAGAAGTCCAAGAACTCTTCCCGCAACGACGAAACGGGGGGTTGGAGTTCCCGTACTCCGTCGAAGAACAGGAAGCGCGTTTTTCCGGCGTCTACTCGTCCGGAAATCATATTCTCTCGAGAAGAAGCCCTAGCTTCTTCCTTAAGGAATttccttttggttttctttcatGTGTTCATGTTTTGAGGGTGAGTTTACCATTACTGGGATGGGTACTTTCGTTCTGCATGGTACGGTTTTTGTCGTCTATTGTGCGGAGCGCGGTTCCATGTTTAGGCTTCTGATGGTCTGGCATTGCCGCTCGAGACGGAATGTCGATTCATGGTTGAAGGAATTTGGATAAGATTTTACTTCGTTTCCGTGTCGAAATTCTTCTTTCTCAGAAAGAATTTTTCTGTGCATGGCGCGTCCTCGTCGTAGCAGTAGCGGCTTACGAGCTTCCTTTACTGTTTCGTTGCTTTCTTTCCCCTCGGCAAGGGTGCTGTGGTCGCCGCTTCCGGTGAAACACTAGCTTCTTTGTCGGGGGTTCTTTGTTTCTTGTCTCGTTCTCTTTTTGAGCTATTTCTCAGATAATCGTTTCGATGATTTATTGAAGATTTTAGCTAATGTTTCTCGCTTTTGTCTTCACCGATTACTTTCTTTCTAGTGAAACGTAACTTGTTAGTGAATAAACTGTACAGGGAACTATTGTTTCACTGTTGGTCGGTGCATTTTCGATTTGGAGAATCCGTTTGTACACGACGTTTTTATCAGTGAATTAGCGGCAGGATTTGTGGGGTTCTTAGTTCACGGCATTGGGCTTATATGACGAATTTGATTTATCCGCTTTATCTGGATTTCTTGTTCCTTGTTTTTTCCCTCGACACTTTCTTGGTGATGAATTTTGATTGTTACATCACTGTTTCTTGGCTTTATTGGTCACCGATACGACGCGGGGATTCTCttagattctttttttttttttgggagaggGGGCAACGAAACGCTAGTTTCTTCGTGGAGAAAATTCTGTTGTTGTCATCTGTGTTTTCCTTGTGAAGTTGAAGTTAATTCTGAAGAATCGTCCTTGTGTTGTGTTATTTCCTGTTGCTTTATGAACCGCAGTCTTCTCTGATCCATCTAATGCGTTTGTATTTCTTGGCGGTTATTGATTGCGTCTTTGGTCCCTCACTCCCACCCACAGACAcgaagacacacacacactaaatTTAATTGTCATCTATTTTAATGTTATCCTGAGTTTCCCGGATGTCAATGATGTTTTTTCCGGGTTAAAAATTCTGATGGTTTCGTGTATCAATGAGGTCAACGTTCACATCTCAATTCTTGAGTCAGAGATTACCTTTACTTATCCGTGGAGCCTTAAGCGCCTCTTTCTTAATGGAGGTTGCGGTTTCCTTCCTGCCCACGCGCGATGTTGGGAAAAGGGCCAGTGGGCCACTTCCAGTTATACTGAAACGGTTTATAAATAACGTTAAGCTACAGATGATATAAGGCTGCTGGTTATGTGTTCAAACGTTGTTCTGTCTCTTATAGTCAGATCTCCGGTCGTGCGAACCAAACGTTCCTGTTGTTCAAGGGGCCATCATCCTTCACCAGTTGAGTTTTATGCTGTTGCTGCAACAGTTTAGACTGATTGAGACAAATGTCCCACCGCAAGTACTGGTTTCTCTGTTCTCAAGAGCAAGAAAGTTTCTCTTTTATCAGGACAAGTTGTAAAATTATACCTGATTTGCCTGGAATTGCTACATGTGAACTCATCAAATCTAGGATCATGCATCCCGTTTTTGTTTGTCTTGTCCTGATCACTCAGAAAATTCTGAAACATGGTTCTTAGTTCCTTTCTACTGTCCAATTATGTGGGAATCTGGAATTCATCGTCTTAGGATTCCATGAGATTCCAAGTATCACTATTTTGAAGCATGCCCCACTTATGACCCAGCAACTGGTTTACTGCAGAAGTGGAAGAGCAGTAGGGAGATACAGTGCGACCTTGCTCAAGTACCCTACAGCTTTTGCCCAACATGTTCTCCTCAGATGAGGAGGATGATGTTATCCTGGAGAAGGTGTCAAACTACTATTTTGTTGATGAGACTGATCAGCCAATCTCATTTACTGTCTTGCCTTTTCAAACGAGCACCAGTGAATTGAGAGGACACTTAGATAAAAGAATTTTCATGTGTGGGGATGTGGTGAGCACCAATTCAAAGATGTATGAGCCAGTTGCTGCTTGGAAATTGGAGCTCTCAGATTTGAAGCCTACCGTCTGTGCTCTGACCTCTAAAAGAGAATGGTAATAAAACTCCTTTCTTTTACTGTTGCTTTTTCTGCTCAGAAAATGATGGATAGGCTCGTTCATCTATCTAGCTTAATGGTTTCAGGATCGAGATGTTTAAACCATGCCCAGCCTATGAGGAAACCATAAGGGGAATCATGGTCACTGttcattgtcttcattttgCTTATACAAATCCTGGAGCTGCAGGGACAGATCTGTGGCCATATTTGAGGAAAAAATTAATGTTCGGAACCcttcctttgcttttgcttcCAGTTTGATTGCTTTTCTTGTCATTACCCCATTAACCCACACAAATTGCTATATTCCACCTAGGCACTGATGTCCATTTACCCGTTTATTCTTCTTCGTTTGATTTTATCAATATGAATGTCAAGATCTAAATTTTTGTGCAACTGGAAGCCTGTATGAGCCTGAACCGAGTGCTAACGACTTGCTGGAACACCAATCGCTGATTAGTGATATGATCAACAGTGATGAAACACTGGCAAAATCAAAGGTTCGTAGTATGAGCCTTTTTATTACGTATCTGAATTTTAGTTGATCCTATAAGCAATATTTCCTCTTTTATGGCTTCAGTTGGACGTCACCATGTCGATAATGgtttttttatacttttgtATAGCCTGACCTACTAAGCTTTAGTTTACATTCTTATTTACTATTTTcacaaaaatatccaaaagaatgatTATGATATGAATTATGGATGTTCTGCTTGTTTCACTGTAATAAGTGTTATTGACCTGATTGGAATGGGAGTAGAGGGATTTGACTGCTATAATGAGGTATTGCATGAACTCATTTACAAAATAATGTTGTCTggtaatttttgaaatcattcAGATGCTGTAGAAGAGTATTAATAGTATACTTGTTTCCAATGACGATCAGTAAGCCTTCTGTTGATATAATAATTTTGAGTTGTTTCTGCAGATAGGATGTTAGTCTTATTTGACTTCGTTTTCCTTAAAGAAGGTTACCTTGAGCCTGCTTGGTCCAAGGTTGTCTGGGTGGTCCATTGGTTCACCACTCTCTGTTAGTCACATGATGTTCATCTTGttgatagtttttcttttttaaataaaaaacttcatAGTTTAATGCTCAAAGGCTTTTTGatctttcaaattttgtttgttagCAGTTGTGTTTTATTGCAGGTGATTCTTCCTGCTTTTATACCTTCATGCTTGACCCTTTTTTGGAAAACCAAGCATCAGCAACTAGATTTCGGTTGTCTATGTACTGATCTAAATCACTTTAAGAAACCTCTTTCTTAACAATGTCTTTTGGTTCTGGAATAGGTGATACAGACAATAACTGGAGAAGTTCCTGAAAGGTGGAGATTTCCAACTGAGGTTTGTAATAGTTTAGTAGACGTATGCAAATAAATGCAGCTTAACTTCATGTAAGCATGAATTTACACATTTTATGTGCATTAGCTATATGTAGCTTGTACTTTTTTATTAGACTCATAAAATAAGTGTTCCTTGGTTGCATGTAAACATGAATTTAACACATTTTGTGTGCACTGAGGTGTATGTGATTTGTACATGTTGTCTGTTTTTACACTTAACCTGTCTGGCTTTACTTTGTCTTCtttattttggtattatatAGCTGTCTTATTTCTTGAATAATCTACAATAGTAATTTGATAATGATGTCATTGTTTACAATAATGATAAGGGCATGAATGAAGTTCCCAAGGAAGCAGATGGAAATTTATATGATTTAGAAGATGGGATGGACTCATTTGATCATGTTTGTGCAATTTGTGACAATGGTGGTGAAATCTTATGGTATGATCCATGACTCTATGTCGTGgtttacttattttttctgttttgataaGTCAACGCACATGTCATGTTCTTCCTTTACTCAGCATCTCAATATTCATGCTAGAGAAACATTGTGCTtgtatttcaaatttcaactaCTTTTTTTTGCCTAAGCTAATGTTGGAATTTCAATCTTTCTCTGAAGTGCATTCAGTGAGAGTAGAGTGAAATTGTTGATGTTAAGTAGGTCAATGACCATGGTCTGAaattgtttcttgtttttccctatggaagaaattgaaattgtaacccattttgatttggaaattaATCTTTAAAAATCACTTGGTTTTTCATACTGTTTTCCATGAAAAAGGACGTCCTGGAGTGGAGATTTTGAGCTTAGGCAGGAAACTTGGGTACAAGGATTGCCGGAAAAACAGAGCATTGTAagtgaaacaaataaaagtCAATATGCATCTTACTTTTTTGTACCTAGAATCTTAAGTTTCTGATTGCTGGATCCACAAGGATTTAAATGTGAAGCAAAttagtatgtcagttttgtagCCAATATGCCTAGATTAAGCTTACACTTTACACATATTAGGATATTGATTATTCTATTTGTTCATACAAAAAAACTCTACAAAATTGTTATCTCTATATTATCTCTTAGGGAAATTTCATGCAACTCATTCTTTGTTGGTCTAGCTGTGAAGGACCCTGCTTGAGGTCATTTCATCCAACTGTTGAAGCAGGTTCTGATTCGTATTGCATAACACTTGGACTGTCCAATGATCAAGTGAAGGTATCTTGCCGTCGTTGCCTTTCTACCCCAAGCTGGCCTTTGTCTTTGTGCCtgtttttacattttctatCATTGGTTTGTATACTgatgttttcttgttctttttctgtcCTGATGTTTCTTCTAAATGTAGGATACTCAAAACTTTTTCTGCTCAAATTGTCAGCACAAGAAACATCAGTGCTTTGCCTGTGGCTTGTTGGGACATTCAGATAAATCAGCAAACCCGGAGGTTTTGATCTTGTTCTGTAATCTCTTGTCAAGATAAAAGATAGCATTCCCCAGTAATTTGTATTACCATGCTTGTCCTTATCTGCTCATCCATTTCCTTGAATTGGATTAAATGTAGTTTTGAACATGATCTCCTATTTAGGGTTTCTAACTTTGTTTGGATGTATTTATTCTTCTTTGGACACGATATATCATATGTTTTATGACATGGTTTTGTTACTTTGTTTTGCATTCTTGAGATGATTGAGACAATGATGTGTGCAAATACGACTGATCCATAAGGGTATAATAAGCACACATGTTAGATTATTAGTCAGCATCCACAAAATAACATGATTGGAGTCTAATCCTCCTTTCATGGAGCAACTTTatattatgataaaaatttgGTATTTAGTGAAACTTTCATGAGTCTGTCCATGTGTGGGAGCATGTAGTTGCTCTTTTTACATCAACTGTCTCCGGCTCTCccatattaaaatttaaaacatgaaaataaaagattttttttttctttataactAACCATAGATTGTTATCATTCCTGCAGGCATCAGGTGCACAAGACACACAAAAGCAAATGCagatttcacacacacacacacacacaagaggTGGTGATGGTTTTAGCTCCAATAGAATCTAACAAGATGTCGAATATGATACTGTGGATGCAATCAATGtctatataaataaaagttacGTCTTGGCTTGTTAGTTAGGATCCTAACACCTAGATGACCATATAGATATGCCATACAAGTTTTTTGTGACATTTGAGATgatatttaaattttctttcttttttttaaagttttcacTATGCTGTTTAGTGCTGCTTAAGAGTTTAAGCACTTATTGAGCCTACTAGGGGCCTACCACCTAGTTACTGGCTTGCTTTTTTGTCTATGCAGATGAATGGGTATTACCACTCTACCAATTGTTTAACGTTGGCCATTCTTTTGGCTATTATATGTAATGATATCTATATCCAGAGACTGAAGTGCTGAATGGTTGTATATAATTGTTCTCCATCTGAGAAAAGCAGAAAGACTCTTTATTTGGATCAAAgagtaaaaaattttcatttgagctGATCGACGTCAAGATTCTGAAAGACAGCATATTTCATTGAGATTCTATTAGTATGTGAAATTTACTGACTGTTCACAATCTCCATTCTAATTAAGCATAGGGGTGCAGCAAGGGTATTATTTATTTGAGTGAGTGTTTGttcatgtatgcatgtatgcatgtaaAATATGCTTACATgctaatacataaaaaatatatatgtagatgGGTTACattataaagcaaaaaactaaCAGCTGCACCACTGCAGCACCGATTTCTCCCTTGTGGCACCAGCCCCAAACTTGGTTAGGTTGCAACACCGTTTTTGGCAAACTGATGACATAGTTTGGAACTCAATATTGCATGCTGAATGTTGTGGGCCTGCAGAAGATGGAGAAGGAACAGCTTTCCTCTATCCTCACcatgctttctcttttccatATTCCAACATCCTAGTCTGGTTTTGCGACATTTGTGTACAATTTATTTTCTGGTTGCAGGTTTTCTCTTGTGCAAGTGCAATATGTGGTCATTTTTATCATCCAAAGTGTGTTGTGCAATTGCTGTACCCAGAGGGTGGTAATGAAGCATTAGTGCATAAAAAGAGGATTGCTGCTGGAGAGCCCTTTATATGTCCTATTCACAAATGCATTGTTTGTAAGCGAGGAGaaaataaagatgacaacgattTGCAGTTTGCAATTTGCAGGCGATGTCCCAAAGTATACCACAGGAAGTGCTTGCCAAGGTTGATTGGGATATTACATCCTTTAATCTGGATGTGCATGAAATACATTTTTACATTTCTAGTATGAATTGGTCTAGTTTTCTGGTTTTTAACTACCAGTCTGttaatggttttttttgttagaaaaatttcttttgagGAGACAGAAGAGATGGCTCAGAGAGCATGGAATGGCCTGATCCCAAATAGAATCTTAATTTACTGCTTGTGAGGCTCTGCTTTTATGCTAGTTTGATTGGTTTATTACATTTCATAATTCTCTAACTATATAGAGATATTATGATTGAATAGGAACCATGAGATTGATCGAGAATTGGGAACtcccacaagagatcatatcaTATTTCCTAAGGCCCCAGGAAAGAAAGTTCTTCCAATCTTacatgagaagaagatgaaaaatacAATATTGCAACAAGCAAAGGTGGCTTCTCAAGATTTCGTTGAAGAAGAAATGGACTCCGCACATCAAACACAAAATAAAGCTGGTTTAACTTTAAAAGGAACAAAACCTTCTATAAGAAATGGGAACATCGCATGGAAAAATGTTGCTGAATGGTCCAAACCAGAATTTTCTTCAGGTATGGCAAGCTCATTGAAGGACATTAGGATCACTAAATCAAAATATATGGCTGAAAGTCCGAAGAAGTACAAAGTACATGAGAATAGATTGATGATGAGATCAAATTGCTTGCATACCCCTTCTGTCAAGAAATCAATCAGCTCACAACCTCTTGTTGATAGTGGAACAGAAAAAAGGTAATGTATTTACCATCTCTAGCAAGGATGCAAGGGCCTTATGGAATATGTTTGTTTTTGCCATTAGAGGCATAGGCAATTGGGCTtgtcttttttcaaaatgatttttggTTGTGATTaaatgtgttattattttcaaaCTGCAGAATAATGACATTGGTGCAGCATGTGAAGTCCTCTTTAACATTGGAAGACATAATAAAAGGGGAGATGGTGACTTCCAATTACTCCCACAATTCCAGACAAGGCAGAATCACCTTTGGGAGAGTGGAAGCATCAGTTGAGGTATGTGTTGTTAGTAACTACTAAATCAACCTCCTTCAAAGATTTACATGGAATGCTTCTCATGATTAAAGTTTTAAATCATGTTAATTATGTGCAGGCTGTTAAGATAGCATGGAAGAAGCTAGAAGAAGGATGCAGCATTGAGGCTGCAAAATCTTTTTGTGAGCCTTGGATGCTTAATGAAATGATGAAGTGGAAGGTTGACCACTTTTGTATATCTTCTCAATGTCTTCTTAAAATGATGAGTGCTTGTTATATGGGCATGTGGCAACCCTAATAGAAGgtgtttttttatcatgaaaTAAGGAGAAGATAGAAATGTAAGACAGCGTGCATAATCATAAGTCAAATATGGCCCTTGTTAGACCAAAGatctaaaacaaataaaacattcCATCACATAGTCtgaaagaaagaattgaaaagagaaatatcaAATATGTGGATTGATGATTAAGTTAGGAAGGTCTACACTTCTAGAAACATCAAAATAAATTAGAGGTGTCATATTATAGCAATGTACCATGTTTTTCTCGGCGGGCAGGTGGGGGATGGGGTGtggagggggagggggaagaggtgtgtgtgtatatatatatatatatatatatatatatatatatatagagagagagagagagagagagagggagagagatcttTCACAAGCataaatctccctctctctctcgctcgctataatatatataatatatatatatatatatatatatatatatatgcagtccagtgtcacagatatcgtgatattttcgaaaatatcacgatattaacgtaaaaaataagaaaaaaaagaggaaaaactaAACTATTATTTTCATCACTTCTATTATCATTAAAAACATTCCTGTTATGATCTTATCactgttatatagttttatttatgttttcctattagtttctcatttatttcatttatacctatttttttagtttttctcaaGATCTTTCCCAAAAAACTTTGCTGTTAAAAACCCGAGAAAAATCTTGCcgataaaaacccgagaaccatatttgtgacaatggtatacacataatatatatatatatatatatatctcgtCTCTCTCTCGTGCGTATGGTCATTCTAGTCTTATGTGGTTCctgttacttttcttttctgtgtgTGCCTCTGAAACTAGATGATGCTGAGAGGATTTATATGACGTTTTTTAGCTGGCAGCGTTATTGACTTTACTGCAGATTTTGGGACCTAATTCTTCTCATGTTTTGCTTCCTTTACTATATTCTGGATAATGCCTGCCACATGCGTCTTAGTTTGACCTCTGTATAACATTGAGCAAAGTAGATGTTTATGATGGTTGTGTTGATGATATGTTTTGACATGCTCAGAAGAAGCTAAATATCTATCTTGCACCTTTTCTATATGGCCCACGCTACACTTCATTTGGGCGTCATTTTACATCGATACCAAAGCTTAAAGAGGTAAACACTAGTATTGCTTTGATAAACTGACCTCTTCGTTCATGTAAATGCAATCTATGCAGTTCTCAGGgaaaaaactttgttgttttAAAGATAATTGATTTCactatttcatgattttgtacCTGCTATATTGACAGATAGTGGACATGCTTCATTGGTATGTTGCAAGTGGTGACACGGTATGGAATACTTTCCTTATATGGTGGATGTTTTGCTCTCATTTTCTTGTAGATTAGATATCTTACGCATTTGGTCTATAATCTGGAAAATATTTTAGGGTTCTTGTGCTGCTTTCCTAGTATATCAGCCATAGCCATGTGTGCTGAATCTGCAGcatttcatattattttattgaatataTCTTGTGCTTGAAGCTTGGTAATTAGCAATCTAATATGTATGTGCTTATGGTTACAGCATTCTGTTTACTAAGGAACCATTTATTGATGATCCTTTTAGTAGTCCTTgtcctctttcttgttttgatgcATTCTAACATATGattgattttataattttatgtaattGCTATTAGATTGTTGACTTCAGCTGTGGATCTAATGACTTCAGCTGGTTGTTGAAGACTAGACTGGAACAGACTGGGAAGAAGTGCTTTTATAAGAACTATGATATATTTCACCCAAAGGTACactgaaaaatagaaaattttgacttttaTGTTCTTGTCACCTcaagccttttagaaatttgcGTTTTTTAGATATTATTATGCAGCTTGATGCAGTCTTCTGGTTGTTCCTTCCCAGTGAAAGTTGTGTGTGAAGCATTATCACAAATATCGGGTTTTTAACAGTGATTTTTTTCGGATATTTTTTGGCAGAGttatttttctcaggaaaatcttgggaaaagctcagaaaactttaaaaaatgaaaaaaattcaagaaaaagtaaaaatgaataaataagaaactaataataaaaCATAAATGAAACTAGATAAAAGCGATAAgaagaatgttttaatgatgataaaaataatgaaaattgaaaaataattcagtttaaatttaaacttgaatcCGTGATGATATCaacattaaaaaaggaaaaataagaaaatttagaaaaaataacgTGAAAATAACATGATAAACATATTATCCTGTTTTTTTCCAAATATCGgaattttttcacttttttttctctttaatattgcaatattttcaaaaatatcgcgATGTCTGTGGCACTGGTGTGAAGTGTGATCAGTTTATCTGCCTgacttttcaaaaaatgattgtTGGACTCAATCACTCAATGTTGAAACTTCCATCAAATATCCTAGAGATTGGCTTCATTATTAGCATTCctattttgaggaaaaaagtGTGACGGTGAAGATGACAGAAAAATGTGAAGATGAAaatacatttatattcaataaagGTATATGTGAGCTAAAGATTTAGCCTTTGGAAGCTCAAGTGGTTAATGTAAACCCTTTAAGCTTTAGAATTAAATGTTGACTCATGACTTTTTTGGAACAAAGGTGACCATGGCTATGGAGACTGAGCAAGAATTGCATTGTGTTAGTCTGAAATAAGAATTATGAAGAGCAAGGGCGAGCAAGGAGGTCTTGGTTTTACCAGCTTAACTGGTTAAATGTTAGAAAATGAGGCATACCTTGTCAGTGAATTTGTGCAGCTTACATGCACAATTTTGATATACTTTCTCCTTTCCCTGTTTTTGCTTTCAATGTTCCAATCAAATGCCAGATCGTTtgattctccatttttttcGTGTTCATCCACACACATAAAATCGACATCGAGAAGATCTGCAAAAAATTGCTCTATCTTCATAGCCACTGACATACCCACGTGACCTAGGTTGCTTGTcattgttgtctttcttttctagCAAGCATAAGGCAGTagttcagttaatataatgccAATTAGTCACAAGTTGATTTTAGGCGAGGTTCTCAATTCCATGCATACCACTGGTAACAGTCTATATGTTAGTTTGTTGTGCACTG
This window of the Nymphaea colorata isolate Beijing-Zhang1983 chromosome 2, ASM883128v2, whole genome shotgun sequence genome carries:
- the LOC116248895 gene encoding protein ENHANCED DOWNY MILDEW 2-like isoform X1 — encoded protein: MFSSDEEDDVILEKVSNYYFVDETDQPISFTVLPFQTSTSELRGHLDKRIFMCGDVVSTNSKMYEPVAAWKLELSDLKPTVCALTSKREWIEMFKPCPAYEETIRGIMVTVHCLHFAYTNPGAAGTDLWPYLRKKLILYEPEPSANDLLEHQSLISDMINSDETLAKSKVIQTITGEVPERWRFPTEGMNEVPKEADGNLYDLEDGMDSFDHVCAICDNGGEILCCEGPCLRSFHPTVEAGSDSYCITLGLSNDQVKDTQNFFCSNCQHKKHQCFACGLLGHSDKSANPEVFSCASAICGHFYHPKCVVQLLYPEGGNEALVHKKRIAAGEPFICPIHKCIVCKRGENKDDNDLQFAICRRCPKVYHRKCLPRKISFEETEEMAQRAWNGLIPNRILIYCLNHEIDRELGTPTRDHIIFPKAPGKKVLPILHEKKMKNTILQQAKVASQDFVEEEMDSAHQTQNKAGLTLKGTKPSIRNGNIAWKNVAEWSKPEFSSGMASSLKDIRITKSKYMAESPKKYKVHENRLMMRSNCLHTPSVKKSISSQPLVDSGTEKRIMTLVQHVKSSLTLEDIIKGEMVTSNYSHNSRQGRITFGRVEASVEAVKIAWKKLEEGCSIEAAKSFCEPWMLNEMMKWKKKLNIYLAPFLYGPRYTSFGRHFTSIPKLKEIVDMLHWYVASGDTIVDFSCGSNDFSWLLKTRLEQTGKKCFYKNYDIFHPKINFEFERRDWMSVSKEELPPGNGLIMGLNPPFGVRASHANRFINKALSFDPKLLVLIVPPETERLNEKRYPYDLVWEDAEKLKGKAFYLPGSLDQEDKELAQWNIVPPVLYLWSRPDWTDHHRTIAIQQGHTTEREIASKERGKPMKVIKKQKVQPAVLGVVSKSEISIIGNQNRPHSTTHACTSTGSGGLHVSASAGDWYSYSQKGGMPETGNQDCASNSGHGYSTHGETQVQLPTLVNDNIPETFTSTSKVYSSHYGLMHASGFDATMQPSPYGQHTAYGSSCQFDATLHPSSYPYEQYAAYGFSHQSGSDSSFGMSDAAAGHGYAGLTASAPQGYAPHPFYQASPSATSGAFDQVSRPWPGSSYNGSMLSYPVQMPPYSVQQEQLNPQVATATEDLMNSSMSHHKG
- the LOC116248895 gene encoding protein ENHANCED DOWNY MILDEW 2-like isoform X2, with translation MFSSDEEDDVILEKVSNYYFVDETDQPISFTVLPFQTSTSELRGHLDKRIFMCGDVVSTNSKMYEPVAAWKLELSDLKPTVCALTSKREWIEMFKPCPAYEETIRGIMVTVHCLHFAYTNPGAAGTDLWPYLRKKLIDETLAKSKVIQTITGEVPERWRFPTEGMNEVPKEADGNLYDLEDGMDSFDHVCAICDNGGEILCCEGPCLRSFHPTVEAGSDSYCITLGLSNDQVKDTQNFFCSNCQHKKHQCFACGLLGHSDKSANPEVFSCASAICGHFYHPKCVVQLLYPEGGNEALVHKKRIAAGEPFICPIHKCIVCKRGENKDDNDLQFAICRRCPKVYHRKCLPRKISFEETEEMAQRAWNGLIPNRILIYCLNHEIDRELGTPTRDHIIFPKAPGKKVLPILHEKKMKNTILQQAKVASQDFVEEEMDSAHQTQNKAGLTLKGTKPSIRNGNIAWKNVAEWSKPEFSSGMASSLKDIRITKSKYMAESPKKYKVHENRLMMRSNCLHTPSVKKSISSQPLVDSGTEKRIMTLVQHVKSSLTLEDIIKGEMVTSNYSHNSRQGRITFGRVEASVEAVKIAWKKLEEGCSIEAAKSFCEPWMLNEMMKWKKKLNIYLAPFLYGPRYTSFGRHFTSIPKLKEIVDMLHWYVASGDTIVDFSCGSNDFSWLLKTRLEQTGKKCFYKNYDIFHPKINFEFERRDWMSVSKEELPPGNGLIMGLNPPFGVRASHANRFINKALSFDPKLLVLIVPPETERLNEKRYPYDLVWEDAEKLKGKAFYLPGSLDQEDKELAQWNIVPPVLYLWSRPDWTDHHRTIAIQQGHTTEREIASKERGKPMKVIKKQKVQPAVLGVVSKSEISIIGNQNRPHSTTHACTSTGSGGLHVSASAGDWYSYSQKGGMPETGNQDCASNSGHGYSTHGETQVQLPTLVNDNIPETFTSTSKVYSSHYGLMHASGFDATMQPSPYGQHTAYGSSCQFDATLHPSSYPYEQYAAYGFSHQSGSDSSFGMSDAAAGHGYAGLTASAPQGYAPHPFYQASPSATSGAFDQVSRPWPGSSYNGSMLSYPVQMPPYSVQQEQLNPQVATATEDLMNSSMSHHKG